A segment of the Caldivirga sp. genome:
GACATGCCTGGCAGCGAGTACTTAAATACTATGTAGTGGAAGATGCAGACAGTATGGTTAGTAACACCCATGACCCCCCATGCACGTATATCTACTGATTGGGCATTAGTGGTTATGTTAACGTATCCTAGAGTCGTATTTAAGGTTAATGAACACTGCTGGGCATGGGCCATAACTGCTAATCCAAGTACCATCAACAGTATTAGCGGGATGACTGTAATTAGTCTCATGGCTTAGGGATCTCCACACTTGGGTCTATTAAATTTTCCTGCTTAAGCCTATTGAGAAACTTATACATGTGCAGCCTAATGACCTTTGAACCGCATTTACTGCAGTATAGCTTACCCTCAATTATTAACCCAACATCCCTACTACCACAGACTGCGCAAGCCCACTTACCCTCACTACTCATAAATTATGTTAATGCTAATTATGAGTTTAAATACTTTACAGATCTATTAAAGTTAATAAGGACGCATTCACTAGTACGCTTTAGAACCTAAATAATCAAGTGCCTGAAACATGAATGATCTTAGCTCCAATGAGGACTCTTCAGCAAAACACTTAATTACCTTGATTTAACTGGGCTTTTATGAGGAGGTCTTTAGACCTTGCAGTGTGGGTAATAGCATTCATAATGCTGCTGGTGGTATTTGGATTCACTTACCTGGGTTATAAGGGTGGTTACCCGCATAGGTATGCGTATGAAGCCTTTGGTGTTGATTTAATACTTTTATTTGCGCTAATATATGGTCTTTACGTAACTATAAAGCCCAGTAAAGTTAAGTGAGCATTAATTAACCAGGGCTTCCTAAGGCTGGATACACTAGGTACCTTGTTCCATTAATCATAACTATCATGCAGTGTTCACTTAGGCTAACCTCAATATTGCTTACGTTAACCTTAATTGCACCTGTATCATTAAGGCAATTAAGCGCGCTTAAACCAGTACTTAATATTTCTGATGAGGAGTAGTTATATGACTTGAAAAGACCCATTAGGATCACTGTAATTGAAACTACTATGGTGAATGTAGTCAATAGCACCAGTGCCGCGACTATACTTGAGAGACCACGCATAATCCATAATGCGTAAACTGAGCCTTAAGGCCAGTGAATATAGGGTAATGGTTAATTCTTCATGCCCCTACTTAAACTATACGCTAATACTAGCTAAGTTTATTTGGCACCAATAATGCATGTGTCACTAGCTAAACCCACCGGCAATATACTGGCCAGTAAGGTAATGGTAAACTTAGGCATTAAGACTCTTATTGAGTATAGGGGCATTGGCGGCATCATTCAAGTTTTCCTAATTGATCAAGTCCCAGAGTACTTGGCGTTAATTGACCCATCATACTTTGAGGAGTGGATTAAGCTCGGTAAGAACCCTGCTAAGTTGACTAAGGTTTACCGTAGGGTTTTAGGTAAATTAGGGCATAAGCCTGATGATGAACACTTCAGTGGTCTTGTAAAAGCCATTATTGATAGGTGGCTTAATGCCTACGGTTCAGTGACTCCATTACTCATGGATGATGATATAACGGACATCTACATTGATACCAATGGTGTTAGGGTTAACCATAGGGATTATGGGCTATGCTTTGTTAGGTTAAGTGAAGTTAAGGTAATTAGGCCCATTAGGCTAATCCCAATGAGGCTTACTGAATCAACATTAACAGTAAGGGATTTGGTTAATCGAGTGGCTGTTAATGCGGCTAAAAGAACCAGGACACCTATAACAGCCTATATGCCGTTAGTATCAGTAACCGACCCTGAATACAAGGTTAGGTTCACGGTGTCTACAATGCCTGTGTCTCAAACAAGCGTGCATGTTAGGATACTGCCGAGTAAACCCTGGACATTACCTATACTTGTTAAACTGGGTATGCTTACTGTTAATCAAGCTGCATTACTGTGGAAACTGGCTGACGAGAAAGTACCCATACTTATTGGTGGATCCATGGGTTCAGGTAAAACTAGCCTTGCTAATGCAATAGCCATAATGCTTAAGCCTAATATGCTGAAAGTGCTGGTAATGGATGTTGATGAAATGAACTTACCAGGTCATTTATCCGTTAAATTATTTGAAAGAAAATCCTTCGGCTTGGGTGTTAAACCTATAACTAAAGATGAGTTAATAGCCCACGCATTAAGAATGGGTGCTGACTATGTCATTGTTAATGAGGTTAGGGAACCAGAAGAGGTTAAGGCATGGTTAAACGCAGTGACTACTGGGCATGGAGGGATTACAACATTCCACGCTGATAATTATCAACAGATGGCTAGGAGACTTTCAGTTCTAGCTCCTGGCTCTGAGGAGGTGTTGAAGAACATGGTAGTAGTGATAGTGGGTTCTGAGCTCATACCGACGAGCATTGAGGGTAATTTAAAGGTTATGAGGAGGCTTAGGTACGTTAAGGACATTATAGTACCCAGTGAGGTTAATGAGGAGTACTTAGGCTTTAAGGATGACTTACACCTGAGGAGGAACGTTATAGGGAACTTAATGGATGCGTCAATTGACCAACTCCTATCAACGATAGGTAAACTCTACTCTTAGGTATTCCCACTAAGGATAAGCGTTATTAAGGTATACTTGAAGTAGTTAACGTGAGTTGGAGCCTACTCACTGCCCTTAGGGAGAGGCCTGAGGAGGTTAAGAGGATGCTTAAGTGGAGAGGGTATGATGAATCAATGGTTGATCAATTCAATTCCCTTGATAACAAGTGGAAGAGCATTAAAGCTAAGACTGATGAACTTAGGCATAAGAGAAATAGCTTAAGCAGTCAAATATCTAAGGCTCCTCCGGAGGCAAGGGGCCTAATGATAGAGGAGGCTAATAGGGTTCTTAAGGAGCTTGAGGGCCTTAACGCTGAACTTAAGAACATTGAGGATGAAAGGGATAAGCTACTTAGGAGATTCCCAAATTTACTTCATGAGTCAGTCTACTTAACGTGTCCAAATGAATCAGCCGAATCAATAACCCTGAAGTACTTTGGGGAGCCAAAGGCCTGGAGGGGATACTTAGGTGAATTAAGCGGCTTCAGCGGCCTTGAATTTAAGATTATTGACTGGCAACCTGTTGGGCATGCAGATATGCTTGAGCGTGTTCTCGGCCTTGGTGACACAACTAAGGCTGGTGAGGTGGCTGGGAGTAGGTTCTTTTACCTCTTCGATGATGTTGCTTGGCTTAACCTAGCCCTATCCCTATATGCGGTGGATTTCCTAACACAAAGAGGATTTAGGTTAGTTATGCCGCCTCACATGCTTAATTACGATGTTATAAGCTCAGTAATAGACTTCGAGGCCTTTAAGGATGCAATATATAGTGTGGATAATGAGCAACTTTACCTAATAGGTACGGCTGAGCATCCATTAGCCGCACTATACCGTGGTAGTGAACTACTTGAGAAGGACTTACCAATACTCCTAGCTGGCTTCTCACCATCGTACAGGAAGGAGGCTGGGGCGGGTAATAGGGACTTGAAGGGCATATTCAGGGTTCATCAATTCTACAAGGTTGAGCAATTTGTCTTCACATTACCTGAGGAGAGCTGGAATTGGCATGAGAAGCTTCTGAATAACCTAGTGGACATATGGAGTAGCCTCGAATTACCCTTCAGGATTGTCTTAGTGTGCCCAAGGGAAATGTCTAGGACAGCCGCTAAGCAGTATGACTTAGAGGCTTGGATGCCTGCTCAAGGCATGTTTAGGGAAATGGCATCATGCAGTAATGTAACTGACTGGCAGTCATATAGGCTTGGGATTAGGGTAATTAGGAAGGGTATGAGGAGGGAGTATGTTCATACCCTAAACAGTACAGCCATAGCCGTGGAGAGAACCATAACCGCAATACTTGAGAATAACCAGGAGGAGGATGGTACAGTAAGAATACCTAAGGTACTCAACAAGTACCTAGAAGCCTTCCCCAAGGCTCCAAGAGACTACATACACCCTAAGGCTAAGATAGTGAGAGATAGTAGCGGTAAAATAGTGGATATTGTTAAAACTTAGCCTATAAGCAAATTAAGTTAACTAATAGTTGCCGCAGGGGCATTTTCATTGCTTAAAATTAAGCCTACGCTATCCTCTCGATATTAGGAAAACAACATACCCATTACCCTCTTAGCCATACCCAAGGTATCCCAACATAATCATACCATCGTTGCTTCCCAAGTCGATAGCACCGTAGCCTACTTATCCTTACCTAAATTGATGCGAGCTACCCTGCCTTTCAAGGCGGGTCTTTACCTTACCCTTAGCCCATGCTAGGGGTGATGACTTACAGGTAGTCGAGTCGGCTCCTAGACCCGTAAACCAGTTAAAGCTCTATAGCTCCATGTTTAAATACCCCCACCATGAACGGTGAAGTTTCAAGAACGGTTATAATTATTCATAATTAATTGCGCGCATTTCCCCTTATGCTTAGTAATGGCCTTAGTTAATAAGTCTTCAGCAACCTCAATGATGCCTTGGTCAATATTCCTCATGTTCTTTAATGATTTAAGTGAATCCATGAGCATGCTAATACCCTCACATTCCCTCCTTTCATATGGCTTCTCCTTAACTAAAGCCCTATACTTAGCCATAGCTACTTGTCCCTCTTCACGTTTACCAATCTTAAACGCTGCCACGGCTAGGCTATGCCAACTGTAGGCGTAGTTAGGTTCCTTTTCAATTGACTCCTTAAATAACCTATAGGCCAACTCATACTTACCCAGCTTAAAGGCGCACCACCCACCCCAGAGTAGGCTTGATGCATCGCCTTGTCTTAGGTTTAATTCAAGAGCCCTCTCGTAAGCCTTCAATGCCTCACTCTTGTTGCCAGTTGCCTCAAGGCATATGGCTAAACCATGCCATGCCCCTGGTATTTCAGGGCACCTAGATAAATACCCCCTGTAGAGCTCTAACCCATGAGAATACTCCATTAGGCATATTGAAGCTTCAGCAGCTTTATAGAGCGCCTTACAGAAGTCTACACTCATAGGCTAGGAGAAGTATCCTACTTATAAATATTACCCCGAAAAGCAAACCACCACAAAATAACACATATAATCAATACCATGGCTTAGAGATTAGTGCAGAGGCTTGAATCATTTACTTGGATTAAGTACTAAGGTTTAGGATGAACATGGCGTCTCCACGGGTAGTGGATATACGCCTATTGGCCCCTGCGTATAGTAATTTATGCTTTGTTCACTTACCTGAGGGTTACCTGTTGGGTTGAATTGAAGTATGAAGTAGATTGAACTTTGGAAGGCTTCCCATAAACCACCATTACTAGTACTGTAGCACACTAGGCCACTTGACCAATACACTGGTGAAGCAGCGGTATTAACAGTACTTGGATTAATCTGCCAACTACCCTGGAAATCAGTAACACCAAAACCAACAGGGTAGTAGGCGTTTGCCTCCGTGGATGCGGAGGTGCAGAACCAGTTAGGATTCTCAACACCAATAAACCATGCTAAGTTAGCCGTCATTTCAGGTCCTCCAACGATGGTTAACGTTGAGGTTAATGAAGCAATTGGATCACCAGCCACCTCAGCTTCATATAGGAACTCAAGAGATTCACTAGCGAGATCCAGAATTAACTCAAGCTCAGAGTAGCTAAACCATGAGCAACCAGTATTACTGGGTTGGGCAGCGCTGGTAGCGCCAGTCCACGTCATGTATGAATTGTAGCCGTTTAAAACATCAATGGTGTAACCCGTAGTCATATTGATGCCGACATTGTAGTACTGAAATGATCCACTATTAGCATAAGGATTACTACCACTAACATAATAGTTACTGAACCCCAGGTAATTAACTGAGATAGTATTGCCCTCACCCTGATAGTAATTCGCACCTAATATGCAGTAATCAAATGCGTATTGGTTATTGGTTTCTGAATCAGTATAAGATTGCTGACCAGTTGCAATAAGCCAATTATTACTACTAAGATATCCTCTGGCTACTGAGCATGGATCTTGGTTCACGTAAGTTGGATCACTAGGTGATCCTTGGGTTAATGGTGTGGTTGAATTAGCCTTAACCCATTCCTCAATTAGCCCATTAATAGTTAATACATATCCCATACGCACTTGTATAGGACTAACCACCAGATAGTTACGTCCACCAAAGGCAATAATATATGCTGGCCCATTCACATGCATAACTGGGTATCCAATTATATGACTCCTGAAGTGCTTGCCCCAGGCAACTGAGGCAACATCCTCAAGAAGTGGGACTATTCTGGGATGGTTAGTGTAGAGGATCACCAGGTCACCATGCCCAATGGGTGTCTCAAGTAACTCCGCAAGTTGACTGGGAGTTAACTGCGTGACTCCACTGACGTAGTCCCAGTCAATGATAATAATTGATTCGTTAGGTAAGGATGATAATTGACTAATATTAATAGCCTTAACTAAAGCTGGTGAAGAACTAATGTTAATTATTGAACGAATGAACCAGCCAGGGCCTATGATATAAGTGACTGTAGGTAGGGCTAATGATTGACCCTTAACCGACTCATTAATGCTATACCTATATGAACTGAAGCCGTATTTAATGTTTTGGATAGCTTCCCTAACAGTGTTAGGAATCTTACTTACAGTAGTAATGTAATTAACTGCGTTTAAGGTTATGATTAATGCCGCTAACGCCAGCATTACGCTAGCAATAATTAACCTAGCGCTGGGCATAGGAGCTATACTGGTAAGGGGTATATATAACTCTATGAAGGGACATTAGCATTCGAGCTACTAATCGCACTAAGTAAAGACACTAATATTAATTGCTGTTACTAAAAACCCTAGGTCTGTGTCTTTAATGTACATCGCACCAGGTCAATGAATTCCTCCTTGGTTAAGTAGTGAAGAATGATGAAAGACTACAAAGGTCACTGAACTCTAAAATTTAAATCGTATTTATACTGTATTCATATATAACCTGTTAGTTACCGTGGCTACCATTGAAGATTTAATGAAATTAGCTAATACCTCCTATTTGTGTATTAGTATCAAGAACCCAATTTTCCTATCATGAATCCTCAGCTATGGTAGTCATCTTCACATGGGAGTGTTTAAGCAAGGCTCCTTATTAATTCATAGCTACGCTACTCTTATCATTGCTTCTATGAGTAAGGAAATATTGCTATATATGGTTTTCTTAACCTATAATTGAAGTTACGCATAGTTATTAGTTGCATGAAGTCTGTGTAACTTATGGCGTTTCTTGAGGACTTAAGTACCTTTTTATCATTGGTCACCAACTTCATGCCGATGCTCTCCGCTACATATACGTAACTAGTGTCGTAGACGTCAAACCTCTATCTGTCACGACCTTAAATACCTCAGTTAACGGTAGATCACCAAGAACATTAATATGCCTAAGGAGCCTCTGCATATCATTAATAACCCTATCTGGATCACTGATTTTCCTAAGCAGGTATGTCTCCTTCCATAAAGCGTTTCCAACCTCATAAATAATTAGGTGTAGTATGCGGATTCTGCTGAGAAGTATCTTATCAATAACCTCACTATGCTGAATCAACGAGAATATGGCTGACGCGTCAAACAAATAATCATCTTGCATCCCTATTTCCCCTAATTAACCTAGTCCATTCTTCATCATCAATACCACAGAGTAACTCCCTTAACTCACTAGCAATGCTCCTCATCTCCTCCCTCTCCTTCTCCCTAATTGCATTCTCGAGCACCTTCTCAACAATATCCCTAATATTTATGCCAAGTTGTTCAGCCCTTTCCTTCAGCTCCCTCCTAACCCTAACACTAAGAATTACAGTAGAGCCCATACACGTAATACTGAATATTGTAATATAAATTCTTCGTATACTATGAAGTATCTACAGCCATAATAACCAAGTATCATCATCCATATTCTTCAATAGGTAACATAAAATCTCACCCTTTTGGGTTTGGGGTTACGCATTAGTTAATTTAGCTAGCATAAATGGTGGCCCAATCTTCGGTAATAGTGGCATATACCCATTACCTACATCCTCCCACCTAGTTAAGACCTATAATGAGACTAAGGGATTCTGGAGTTCAGTTTCATTGTGGCTAATAGTCATTGACTATTAGTAACTTGGCTTCATTACTCCTTCCTCGCCTTCCCGTGTCGTCTGTGGGTTTGGCTTCCTTTGAGAGTATGGAGGGGTTTCATTGGGTGCCTTCCTTAAGGCTTCAGCGGCATCCTCCAATTAAACATCACCATAAAGATTTCATAAATTTCCTGCCATAATACTCTAGCCCACTTGATCACATTAAGGAGATTAAAAGCAATCAAAAACAACGAATAGCCACGTAAAAAGCGTTACAGACTATTAAAGCTGAAAATATGAGCTTCTACATTGAGGCATTATGGGCATAAGATATACCAGTTATGATATTAACACTGCAATTAATGGTTTTCGTCAATTGAATACGCATCTGCAAATATTCTCAGTGCCTCATCCTCAGGGATCCCGTACTTCTTAGCAATCTTAAGAATTCTATTCACGGGAGCTGGGTGAGTTAAGTAGACATTCTCAATAGGGCCGAATCTAAGGGGCATCATGGTGGCCTTTGTTAGTTTGCCTAAGGCGGAAATATATGCCCTTGGGTTGAAACCAGCCTTGGCCGCATCCGCGTCAGCCTGGGATTCAAGTCTCCTCTGAACAAACCTAATGATGGGTATAAAACCACTAAGGAACACTACTATGATTACCGGAGCTGACCAAATGGGAAAGGATTTGGATGCTGCGTACGATAATGCTAGGCTAAAGGAGGCTAATATTGTAATTATTAAAATGGTTAATGCATTAATGTGCCTATGCCTAATGTGGCTAACCTCATGAACCAGAACTGAGTAAAGTTCCTCTGTCGTTAACATATTCATTAGGGATTCAGCCACTATAATCCTGTTTCCACTTATGGCTACGGCGTTATACCTAGATCCCATTATGTGCTCTGAGACGTAAGCCTTAGGTGGATTACCTAAACGCCCCATCTTAACCCAAATATCATTAACCATATCCTGAACTCTTGGGTCACTTGTTAATTTACCGTAAAGTAGCCTAGGGCCTAGGTTAGCTATGATTGCATTAAGGGCCAGTGTCATTGACGCAAAGACTACAGCAAGTATCGCGCCTCTAAAGAACCATGGGCTATTACTTAACTTAATGAATGTGAACCATGATGCGAAACCATAGACCCCTCCAGTTAGAAAGATTGAAATTAGTATGATAGCGCTGAACTTCCTCAAAGCCTTCTCATCAACAATATTACTCCATTTATCCTTAATAAGCCTCTTTAGCGCATTCACGTAATGACGCTGAATAAGCGATGTAGACACTATAGCTAAAACTACTGGGGTAACAATGCTTAAGCCAAGATTCCACTGGTAGTCACCTATGATTGGCCTCAGTACGTACAATAGGGGCTCAAAGTACAGTAAGCCGGCGCTAAGACCTATGAGGAAGAGTATTAGCCATATTATCTGTAGTGGGAACGACGTAATTATGGAAAATGAGTATATTTGTGCGGTTTTAGTTGAGGTTATCTGTTTCTTCAATGCCATCCTTCCAAACACCGCGATTGTGGGTATTTGCCACGTTAAGAGTAGTATGGATAGGGCGAATAAAAACCAGTCAATACCCATGTAGGCTACGGT
Coding sequences within it:
- a CDS encoding tetratricopeptide repeat protein, which gives rise to MSVDFCKALYKAAEASICLMEYSHGLELYRGYLSRCPEIPGAWHGLAICLEATGNKSEALKAYERALELNLRQGDASSLLWGGWCAFKLGKYELAYRLFKESIEKEPNYAYSWHSLAVAAFKIGKREEGQVAMAKYRALVKEKPYERRECEGISMLMDSLKSLKNMRNIDQGIIEVAEDLLTKAITKHKGKCAQLIMNNYNRS
- a CDS encoding type II toxin-antitoxin system CcdA family antitoxin, producing MGSTVILSVRVRRELKERAEQLGINIRDIVEKVLENAIREKEREEMRSIASELRELLCGIDDEEWTRLIRGNRDAR
- a CDS encoding TFIIB-type zinc finger domain-containing protein; protein product: MSSEGKWACAVCGSRDVGLIIEGKLYCSKCGSKVIRLHMYKFLNRLKQENLIDPSVEIPKP
- a CDS encoding M48 family metalloprotease, yielding MITVLVAVILALMQSMVNSQSYIQVSAVSPYTAYIHIEGPLVRPINLTSITNDIKCGVLEYSVVNRSLVNILLKVPWNGRLLICNLTLLLGALRTEPKLILVNTSKIILISVSLSQGNLTVAYMGIDWFLFALSILLLTWQIPTIAVFGRMALKKQITSTKTAQIYSFSIITSFPLQIIWLILFLIGLSAGLLYFEPLLYVLRPIIGDYQWNLGLSIVTPVVLAIVSTSLIQRHYVNALKRLIKDKWSNIVDEKALRKFSAIILISIFLTGGVYGFASWFTFIKLSNSPWFFRGAILAVVFASMTLALNAIIANLGPRLLYGKLTSDPRVQDMVNDIWVKMGRLGNPPKAYVSEHIMGSRYNAVAISGNRIIVAESLMNMLTTEELYSVLVHEVSHIRHRHINALTILIITILASFSLALSYAASKSFPIWSAPVIIVVFLSGFIPIIRFVQRRLESQADADAAKAGFNPRAYISALGKLTKATMMPLRFGPIENVYLTHPAPVNRILKIAKKYGIPEDEALRIFADAYSIDENH
- the serS gene encoding serine--tRNA ligase yields the protein MSWSLLTALRERPEEVKRMLKWRGYDESMVDQFNSLDNKWKSIKAKTDELRHKRNSLSSQISKAPPEARGLMIEEANRVLKELEGLNAELKNIEDERDKLLRRFPNLLHESVYLTCPNESAESITLKYFGEPKAWRGYLGELSGFSGLEFKIIDWQPVGHADMLERVLGLGDTTKAGEVAGSRFFYLFDDVAWLNLALSLYAVDFLTQRGFRLVMPPHMLNYDVISSVIDFEAFKDAIYSVDNEQLYLIGTAEHPLAALYRGSELLEKDLPILLAGFSPSYRKEAGAGNRDLKGIFRVHQFYKVEQFVFTLPEESWNWHEKLLNNLVDIWSSLELPFRIVLVCPREMSRTAAKQYDLEAWMPAQGMFREMASCSNVTDWQSYRLGIRVIRKGMRREYVHTLNSTAIAVERTITAILENNQEEDGTVRIPKVLNKYLEAFPKAPRDYIHPKAKIVRDSSGKIVDIVKT
- a CDS encoding ATPase, T2SS/T4P/T4SS family — translated: MHVSLAKPTGNILASKVMVNLGIKTLIEYRGIGGIIQVFLIDQVPEYLALIDPSYFEEWIKLGKNPAKLTKVYRRVLGKLGHKPDDEHFSGLVKAIIDRWLNAYGSVTPLLMDDDITDIYIDTNGVRVNHRDYGLCFVRLSEVKVIRPIRLIPMRLTESTLTVRDLVNRVAVNAAKRTRTPITAYMPLVSVTDPEYKVRFTVSTMPVSQTSVHVRILPSKPWTLPILVKLGMLTVNQAALLWKLADEKVPILIGGSMGSGKTSLANAIAIMLKPNMLKVLVMDVDEMNLPGHLSVKLFERKSFGLGVKPITKDELIAHALRMGADYVIVNEVREPEEVKAWLNAVTTGHGGITTFHADNYQQMARRLSVLAPGSEEVLKNMVVVIVGSELIPTSIEGNLKVMRRLRYVKDIIVPSEVNEEYLGFKDDLHLRRNVIGNLMDASIDQLLSTIGKLYS